Proteins found in one Amycolatopsis umgeniensis genomic segment:
- a CDS encoding ABC transporter ATP-binding protein: MGQGMKVRGESRAAVRLLVGALGRNRGRVLAAVAGGTLFQLATVVFPLCVEYAIDDGINAGNQSATLGWALAVVGAAILLVAGLALMQWQITLAAVSASNDLRGRLLDQALLLDRRDRARFGRGDLAIRGTRDVDFVHNWLAGSASMVTGIAGFAVILVLIGRLDPSLAVVGLATVPALVVLNIVLPKRFAAANDRLAAAHGARADTVEELLTASVAIRGIGGDGPLLERHAEHSRTVTVETMSTAKVAASWAATGPFVPGVATAIGLLVGGGAVIDGSLTVGGLVAFTTWMAMLGTWIGVVTHRFTQLGEALTAAKRISEVLETVPGVADPDAGVPLRPPADLVATGVEVHSAHGRVVGPLDLTARPGEFVVVTGPLGSGKSTLLRLLARRDDPDAGTVVFGDVDLRRAALREVRERLVFVPQRPDLISGTIRENLLLGRPELTEEDMRAACAAAAIDEHVSGLPNGYDTETGEGGATLSGGQLQRLALAQALLHGADVLLLDDITSAVDAGTEQSVLNGLRAWLDEAGRVRTIVFASHRAAVVDAADRVVALPVREVARRA, translated from the coding sequence ATGGGGCAGGGAATGAAGGTGCGCGGCGAAAGCCGGGCCGCCGTCCGGCTGCTGGTGGGCGCACTGGGGCGAAACCGGGGCAGGGTGCTGGCCGCGGTCGCCGGGGGAACGCTCTTCCAGTTGGCGACGGTGGTGTTCCCGCTGTGCGTCGAGTACGCGATCGACGACGGCATCAACGCCGGGAACCAGTCGGCGACGCTCGGCTGGGCGCTGGCCGTCGTGGGCGCGGCGATCCTGCTGGTCGCCGGGCTCGCGTTGATGCAGTGGCAGATCACCCTCGCGGCGGTGTCGGCGTCGAACGACCTGCGCGGCAGGCTGCTCGACCAGGCCCTGCTGCTCGACCGGCGGGATCGCGCGCGCTTCGGTCGCGGCGACCTCGCGATCCGGGGAACGCGCGACGTCGACTTCGTGCACAACTGGCTGGCGGGTTCCGCCTCGATGGTGACCGGTATCGCCGGGTTCGCCGTCATCCTCGTCCTCATCGGCAGGCTCGACCCGTCGCTCGCCGTGGTCGGGCTGGCCACGGTCCCGGCGCTGGTCGTACTGAACATCGTGCTGCCCAAACGGTTCGCGGCCGCCAACGACCGGCTCGCCGCCGCGCACGGCGCCCGCGCGGACACGGTCGAGGAACTGCTCACGGCCAGTGTCGCGATCCGCGGTATCGGCGGCGACGGGCCGCTGCTGGAGCGGCACGCCGAGCACAGCAGGACGGTCACCGTCGAGACCATGTCGACCGCCAAGGTGGCCGCCAGCTGGGCCGCGACCGGTCCCTTCGTTCCCGGTGTGGCGACGGCGATCGGCCTGCTCGTCGGCGGCGGCGCGGTGATCGACGGCTCGCTGACCGTTGGCGGGCTGGTGGCCTTCACGACCTGGATGGCGATGCTGGGCACGTGGATCGGCGTGGTCACTCACCGGTTCACCCAGCTCGGCGAAGCGCTGACGGCGGCGAAGCGGATCAGCGAGGTGCTCGAGACCGTCCCCGGTGTCGCGGACCCGGACGCCGGAGTGCCGCTCCGCCCGCCCGCCGATCTGGTGGCCACCGGGGTCGAGGTGCATTCCGCGCACGGTCGCGTGGTCGGCCCGCTCGATCTCACCGCCCGCCCTGGGGAGTTCGTCGTGGTGACGGGCCCCTTGGGTTCGGGCAAGTCGACGCTGCTGCGGTTGCTCGCGCGGCGAGACGATCCCGATGCCGGCACGGTCGTTTTCGGAGACGTCGATCTGCGCCGGGCGGCGCTGCGGGAGGTCCGCGAGCGGCTGGTGTTCGTGCCGCAGCGGCCCGATCTGATCTCCGGGACGATCCGCGAGAACCTGCTGCTGGGCCGTCCGGAACTCACGGAGGAAGACATGCGGGCGGCGTGCGCCGCGGCGGCCATCGACGAGCACGTTTCCGGGCTGCCCAACGGTTATGACACCGAGACGGGGGAAGGCGGGGCGACCCTGTCCGGCGGGCAGCTGCAACGCCTCGCCCTGGCGCAGGCCCTGTTGCACGGCGCCGACGTCCTGCTGCTCGACGACATCACCTCGGCGGTCGACGCCGGAACCGAACAGAGTGTCCTCAACGGACTGAGGGCCTGGCTCGACGAGGCGGGGCGAGTGCGGACGATCGTTTTCGCCAGCCACCGGGCCGCGGTGGTGGACGCCGCGGACCGCGTCGTCGCCCTGCCGGTGCGGGAGGTGGCTCGGCGTGCCTGA
- a CDS encoding siderophore-interacting protein translates to MTAGKTDLLRSEPFLHFDAVVLATAPVGESLIRVTFGGPGLRDITTCGPDQRIKVFLPSAPGASPRVPTGEDWYARYREMPEDGRPAMRTYTIRALRPGEIDVDFVRHGDVGPASKWAGAAEPGDEVVIYGPNARFPHEETDPTRRGADYLPRPGSGWKLIAGDETALPAIGGIVEGLAAGERAQVFVQVPVDGDRQQWRTDGEVEVTWLTRDGEGAPLLDAVRAAELPEGPGYAWLAGEAGMVKELRRHLVRERGVDRKRIDFCGYWRQGKSEDAPYDAEPED, encoded by the coding sequence ATGACCGCCGGCAAGACCGACCTGCTCCGGAGCGAGCCGTTCCTCCACTTCGACGCCGTGGTGCTGGCGACGGCGCCGGTCGGGGAGAGTTTGATCCGGGTGACCTTCGGCGGACCGGGGCTGCGGGACATCACCACCTGCGGGCCGGATCAGCGCATCAAGGTCTTCCTGCCGTCCGCGCCCGGCGCGAGCCCGCGGGTGCCGACCGGCGAGGACTGGTACGCCCGCTACCGCGAAATGCCCGAAGACGGCCGCCCCGCGATGCGCACGTACACCATCCGCGCGCTCCGCCCCGGCGAGATCGACGTCGACTTCGTGCGGCACGGTGACGTCGGCCCGGCGTCGAAGTGGGCGGGTGCCGCCGAGCCCGGCGACGAGGTCGTCATCTACGGCCCGAACGCCCGGTTCCCGCACGAGGAAACGGATCCCACGCGCCGCGGGGCCGACTATCTCCCGCGTCCCGGGTCCGGCTGGAAGCTGATCGCCGGTGACGAGACGGCGCTCCCGGCGATCGGTGGCATCGTCGAAGGACTCGCCGCGGGGGAGCGCGCCCAGGTCTTCGTGCAGGTGCCGGTCGACGGTGACCGCCAGCAGTGGCGGACCGACGGCGAAGTCGAGGTCACCTGGCTGACGCGGGACGGCGAGGGCGCGCCGCTGCTGGACGCCGTGCGCGCCGCGGAACTGCCCGAGGGCCCCGGTTACGCCTGGCTCGCCGGTGAGGCCGGGATGGTGAAGGAACTGCGCAGGCATCTCGTCCGCGAGCGCGGCGTCGACCGCAAGCGCATCGACTTCTGCGGGTACTGGCGGCAGGGGAAGTCCGAAGACGCCCCGTACGACGCGGAGCCCGAAGACTGA